In one window of Juglans regia cultivar Chandler chromosome 3, Walnut 2.0, whole genome shotgun sequence DNA:
- the LOC108996727 gene encoding probable LRR receptor-like serine/threonine-protein kinase At3g47570 isoform X1, which produces MDRVLLLCVILFLVRCCNVAISADATIPNIATDQSALLALKFGISHPDPVHNILASNWSTNTSVCSWIGVTCGSKHHRVIALNLSYMGFEGTIPPQIGNLSFLVSLRLTNNSFHGSVPNELSRLYRLKNLDFGFNNFSGEIPSSLGLLSKLRDLFLSGNRFTGAIPQSLSNMSSLERIGLAFNGFSGYIPSSLFNISTLQDIDLGDNKLSGPMPSILFNMPSLQKIDLYSNELSGRLPTDTFDHLPNLQWLQISHNRFYGGLPSTLFSSIQLQYLSVRANNFTGRVPPTIGNLTMLRTLYLAENNFAGGIPNEIGYLQNLEKLNIGDNHFSGPIPCEVFNISTLQIIVMPLNNLSGPLPSNLGLFLPKLQWLLLGGNLLNGTIPSSISNASQLTHLDLPTNSFSGFIPNTIGYLGLLQHLNLEINNLTIGSPEMNSLLSSLSNCKYLEILSFTENPLNAILPNSIGNLSTSLQEILMGGCNIKGSIFQDIGNLSSLTSLDLGNNELVGPIPTSLGKLGMLQGLYLDYNRLQGPIPSNLCHLKSLFELYLGGNEIVGQIPGCINNLASLRYLHLGSSKLTSTVPLSLWKLTDLLEVDLSSNSLIGPLSLELGNLKVLRNLDLSNNRLSGDIPMTIGSLKDLHNLSLAGNQLEGSIPKSFGDLVSLELLDVSGNNLSGEIPKSLEALIYLKYLNVSFNRLRGEIPTKGPFVNFSAASFMSNDALCGAPELKVLPCKRDASRSKKSRIRHILTFLLPAVGLTLILVAATLVLISKKRQKKSTDSVDLSPLAPWRRVSHQELLRATEGFNPNKLIGEGSFGSVYKATFLDGKNFAIKVLNLQIEGAFHSFDVECEVLSNIRHRNLVKIISACSNIDFKAIVLEYMPNGNLETWLYSDDRFLSMLQRLNIMIDVATALEYLHFGYSKTIVHCDLKPNNILLDEDMVAHVADFGIAKLLGDEDLIKRTMTLATIGYMAPEYGSEGIVSARGDVYSYGILLMETFTRKKPIDDMFVEEMNLKRWVEESLVVSIVKIIDASLLGDERYDAATMDTVSSIMGLALDCCVDSPEERINTRSIPIALNKIKSKFLQDLQRTA; this is translated from the exons ATGGATAGAGTCCTCCTCCTTTGTGTGATACTGTTTTTGGTACGATGCTGCAATGTGGCTATCTCAGCTGATGCAACCATTCCAAATATTGCAACAGATCAATCTGCTCTTCTTGCCTTAAAGTTTGGTATTTCTCATCCCGACCCTGTTCATAATATTCTAGCGAGCAATTGGTCGACCAACACATCTGTTTGCAGTTGGATTGGTGTTACTTGTGGTTCTAAACATCACCGAGTCATAGCCTTGAACCTTTCTTACATGGGTTTTGAGGGTACCATTCCTCCACAGATAGGAAACCTTTCATTTCTTGTTAGTCTAAGACTAACAAACAATAGTTTTCATGGCTCTGTGCCCAATGAGTTGTCTCGTCTTTACCGGTTGAAAAACTTGGACTTTGGATTCAACAACTTCAGTGGAGAAATCCCATCATCTTTGGGACTATTGTCTAAACTTCGAGATTTGTTTCTATCAGGCAATAGATTCACAGGTGCTATCCCACAATCCTTATCGAACATGTCTTCCTTGGAAAGGATTGGTTTGGCCTTCAATGGGTTCTCGGGTTATATACCTTCCTCCCTCTTCAACATATCTACCTTGCAAGATATTGATCTTGGAGATAATAAGCTTTCGGGCCCGATGCCTTCTATTTTGTTTAACATGCCTTCCCTGCAAAAGATTGATCTCTACTCCAACGAGCTCTCGGGGAGACTTCCAACGGATACGTTTGATCATCTTCCCAACTTACAATGGCTTCAAATTTCTCATAACAGATTTTATGGCGGACTTCCATCCACTTTGTTCAGCAGCATACAACTGCAATATTTGTCGGTGCGGGCTAATAATTTCACCGGAAGAGTACCGCCGACAATCGGAAACTTAACCATGCTTAGGACTTTGTACCTTGCCGAAAACAACTTTGCTG GTGGAATTCCGAATGAAATTGGTTATCTACAAAACTTGGAGAAGCTCAATATCGGAGACAACCATTTCTCTGGACCAATTCCGTGTGAGGTTTTCAATATCTCAACACTACAAATCATTGTAATGCCTTTGAATAATCTCTCTGGTCCTCTCCCATCAAATCTAGGCCTTTTCCTTCCAAAACTTCAGTGGCTTCTGCTTGGGGGAAATTTACTCAATGGAACAATTCCCAGCTCCATCTCCAATGCATCACAACTCACCCATCTAGACTTGCCTACGAACTCATTCTCTGGCTTCATTCCTAATACAATTGGTTATTTAGGTCTCCTCCAGCATCTCAACTTAGAAATCAATAATTTGACTATCGGATCTCCAGAAATGAATAGCCTTCTCTCATCTTTGTCAAATTGCAAATATCTGGAAATATTATCTTTTACAGAAAATCCACTAAATGCTATCCTTCCCAATTCCATTGGAAATCTCTCCACTTCACTTCAGGAAATTTTAATGGGTGGTTGCAATATCAAGGGCAGCATTTTCCAAGATATTGGCAATTTAAGCAGCTTGACAAGTTTGGACTTAGGGAACAATGAGTTGGTTGGACCGATTCCAACTTCACTGGGGAAATTGGGAATGCTCCAAGGTTTGTACCTGGATTATAATAGATTGCAGGGTCCCATCCCATCAAATCTTTGTCATTTAAAGAGCTTGTTTGAGTTATATTTAGGAGGCAATGAGATAGTTGGACAAATTCCTGGATGCATAAATAATCTAGCTTCGCTAAGATACCTCCACTTAGGCTCAAGCAAATTAACTTCTACAGTTCCTTTGAGCTTGTGGAAATTGACAGATTTATTGGAGGTTGACCTATCATCGAATTCTCTAATTGGCCCCCTCTCATTAGAGCTTGGAAATTTGAAGGTACTGAGAAACTTGGATTTATCAAACAATCGATTATCAGGTGATATTCCGATGACAATTGGTAGTCTCAAAGATCTACATAATCTCTCCTTAGCAGGAAATCAATTAGAAGGTTCAATTCCTAAATCATTCGGTGATTTGGTAAGCTTGGAGCTCTTGGATGTTTCCGGTAATAATTTATCTGGAGAGATTCCCAAATCCTTAGAAGCACTCATATATCTTAAATATCTAAATGTCTCATTCAATAGACTACGAGGAGAAATTCCTACAAAAGGACCATTTGTAAACTTCTCGGCTGCATCATTTATGTCAAATGATGCACTTTGTGGTGCTCCAGAATTGAAAGTTCTCCCCTGTAAAAGAGATGCTTCTCGATCAAAAAAGTCCAGAATAAGGCATATACTAACATTTTTACTACCTGCAGTTGGATTAACATTAATACTTGTGGCAGCAACCCTTGTATTAATCTCAAAAAAACGCCAAAAGAAGTCAACAGATTCGGTAGACTTGTCTCCTTTAGCACCATGGAGAAGAGTTTCTCACCAAGAGCTTCTACGAGCAACAGAAGGGTTTAATCCAAATAAGTTGATTGGAGAAGGGAGTTTTGGGTCTGTGTACAAAGCAACATTCTTGGATGGTAAGAATTTTGcaataaaagttttgaatttgcAAATAGAAGGGGCATTTCATAGCTTTGATGTAGAGTGTGAAGTACTAAGTAATATTCGTCATCGAAATCTTGTCAAAATCATTAGTGCTTGCAGTAACATAGACTTCAAAGCCATTGTATTGGAATACATGCCTAATGGGAACTTGGAGACTTGGCTTTATTCTGATGACCGCTTTTTGAGTATGTTACAAAGGCTAAACATAATGATTGATGTGGCAACAGCACTAGAATACCTTCATTTCGGTTACTCGAAAACTATTGTGCATTGTGATTTGAAGCCTAACAATATACTGTTGGATGAAGATATGGTTGCACATGTTGCTGATTTTGGAATAGCCAAGCTCTTAGGAGATGAGGATCTTATAAAGCGAACCATGACCCTTGCTACTATTGGGTATATGGCACCAG AGTATGGATCCGAAGGGATTGTTTCTGCAAGAGGCGATGTGTATAGCTATGGCATTTTACTTATGGAAACTTTCACGAGAAAGAAGCCTATAGATGACATGTTTGTTGAAGAGATGAACTTGAAGCGCTGGGTTGAGGAATCTCTAGTTGTCTCCATAGTCAAAATCATTGATGCCAGTTTGCTGGGAGACGAAAGGTATGATGCAGCTACGATGGACACAGTATCATCCATCATGGGACTAGCTTTGGACTGTTGCGTAGATTCACCTGAAGAGAGGATCAATACAAGAAGTATTCCAATAGCACTCAACAAGATCAAATCCAAGTTTCTGCAAGATCTTCAAAGAACGGCCTGA
- the LOC108996693 gene encoding LRR receptor-like serine/threonine-protein kinase GSO1 — protein MDTAYYFSLLYFVTLFVAQSYLPSLVGAATLRNIASDQHALLALKARISQYDPHNVLTNNWSTSSNSVCNWVGVRCGSRHHRITALNLSYMALEGTIPPQMGNLSFLVRLNIRNNSFHSSIPKELAHLRRLKTLNFRFNDFSGEFPSWIGLLSKLQHLALHGNSFTGTIPPSLSNISSLQRLSCSINQLSGSIPSSIFNMSTLQEIYLGGNKLSGPMPSIFFDLPSLQIIDLADNDQLSGVLPMDIFDHLPNLNRLSIFGNQFSGELPSTLFRCTQLQLLSLSFNNFSRRVPPEIWNLTMLVFLDLSDNNFEGAIPSALFTCKQLQFLSLSYNNFTGRVPQEIGNLTMLVRLVLRFNNKSLYLEMLLLSDNPLNGIFPSSVGNLSTSLQYFGIGHCIINGNIPREIGNLSSLTTLLLDNNQFAGPFPTTMGTLHKLEALYLQNNKLKGSIPSDLCNLESLVELNLASNELTGGIPECMGTLNSLRNLYLAFNQLTSMVPLSLWNLTYILEVNLSSNLLVGSLPIEMGNMKVLRILDLSRNQLSGDIPTTIGAVKDLVNLSLAYNKLEGSIPEACGELVSLEFLDLSNNKLSGDIPKSLEALSYLKYLNVSFNRLQGKIPTGGPFENFSAASFMSNNALCGAPQLQVPPCKEDSPLKKKTIVVHVLKYVLPGIGLTILLVVALATQRLSLNNLLGEESFGSVYKGTLSNGLNVAIKVLNLQVEGTFKSFDVECEVLRNTRCKTQPTVLSILDLDSVSLLSFHALNHPNFSEPPPLTVKLSPDCISTQPAIIPPNLIKIISICSNIEFKALVLEYMPNGNLEKWLYSHNHYLNVLQRLNIMVDVASALEYVHYGYSTIIVHCDLKPSNILLDDDLVAHVADFGMAKLLGNGYFMMRTMTLVTIGYMGQSMDRKELFLPEEMCIVMAFYHGNFYKKEIYKCHIFRRNEFEVLDRGIITSTFGNDIIDGNLLSNERDDASMEELIYSIMRLALECCAESPEQRINVKNVSDKLHKIKMKFLQADHTDQGN, from the exons ATGGACACagcttattatttttctctcctctATTTTGTTACGCTCTTTGTGGCACAATCTTACCTGCCCAGCTTAGTTGGTGCAGCAACTCTCAGAAACATTGCCTCTGATCAACATGCTCTGCTTGCCTTAAAAGCTCGTATTTCTCAATATGATCCTCATAATGTCTTGACAAACAATTGGTCAACCAGTAGTAACTCTGTATGCAACTGGGTAGGTGTGAGGTGTGGCTCCAGACACCATCGAATCACAGCCTTAAACCTTTCCTATATGGCCCTTGAAGGTACAATTCCTCCACAAATGGGGAACCTTTCATTTCTTGTTAGACTAAACATCAGAAACAACAGCTTTCATAGCTCAATACCCAAAGAATTGGCTCATCTTCGCCGATTGAAAACCTTAAATTTTAGATTCAATGACTTCAGCGGAGAATTCCCATCATGGATCGGATTGTTGTCAAAACTTCAACATTTGGCTCTACATGGTAATAGTTTTACGGGTACTATCCCACCATCCCTATCTAACATATCTTCATTGCAGCGTCTTAGTTGTAGTATTAACCAGCTTTCTGGCTCCATACCTTCCTCCATCTTCAACATGTCTACCTTGCAAGAAATTTATCTCGGAGGGAACAAGCTTTCGGGCCCGATGCCCTCCATTTTCTTCGACCTCCCCTCACTGCAAATCATTGATCTTGCTGATAATGATCAGCTGTCTGGTGTACTACCAATGGATATTTTTGATCATCTTCCCAACTTAAACCGTCTTTCGATCTTTGGAAATCAGTTTTCTGGAGAACTCCCATCCACTTTGTTCAGGTGCACACAGCTACAACTTTTGTCGTTGTCGTTTAATAATTTCAGCAGAAGAGTACCCCCAGAGATATGGAATTTAACCATGCTTGTATTTCTAGACCTTAGCGACAACAACTTTGAAG GTGCAATCCCATCTGCCTTGTTCACCTGCAAACAGCTGCAATTTTTGTCATTATCCTACAACAATTTCACAGGAAGAGTACCCCAAGAAATAGGGAACTTAACCATGCTTGTACGACTAGTTCTTCGCTTCAACAATAAATCTTT ATATCTCGAAATGTTACTTTTGTCGGATAATCCACTAAATGGCATCTTTCCCAGTTCTGTTGGAAATCTCTCTACTTCTCTTCAATACTTTGGAATAGGTCATTGCATTATAAATGGCAACATTCCGAGAGAAATCGGCAATTTAAGCAGCTTGACGACTTTGTTGCTTGATAACAATCAATTTGCCGGACCTTTTCCAACTACAATGGGGACATTGCACAAGCTTGAAGCTTTATACCTTCAAAATAACAAACTTAAAGGTTCCATCCCATCTGATCTTTGTAATTTGGAGAGCTTGGTAGAATTAAATTTAGCTAGTAATGAGCTCACCGGAGGCATTCCTGAATGCATGGGAACTCTGAATTCTTTAAGAAATCTTTACTTAGCCTTCAACCAGTTAACCTCTATGGTTCCCTTAAGCTTGTGGAACCTTACGTATATCTTGGAGGTCAATTTGTCATCAAATCTTCTAGTTGGCTCTCTCCCGATAGAGATGGGGAATATGAAGGTCCTAAGAATATTAGATTTATCAAGAAATCAGTTATCAGGTGATATCCCAACAACAATCGGTGCAGTCAAAGATCTAGTTAATCTCTCCTTAGCCTACAATAAATTAGAAGGATCAATTCCTGAGGCATGTGGAGAATTGGTAAGCTTGGAGTTCTTGGATCTTTCCAATAACAAGTTATCTGGCGACATTCCCAAGTCCTTAGAAGCactttcatatttgaaatatttaaatgtttcttTCAATAGACTACAAGGAAAAATTCCTACAGGAGGACCATTTGAAAACTTCTCAGCTGCATCATTTATGTCAAATAATGCACTTTGTGGTGCTCCACAACTGCAAGTTCCCCCATGCAAAGAAGATTCTCCTCTTAAGAAAAAGACTATTGTGGTGCATGTGCTAAAGTACGTACTACCAGGAATTGGGTTAACAATATTGCTTGTAGTGGCCCTT GCAACACAAAGGCTCAGCTTGAACAATTTACTTGGCGAAGAGAGTTTTGGATCAGTATATAAAGGAACACTCTCAAATGGGTTGAATGTTGCAATAAAAGTTTTGAACTTGCAAGTGGAAGGGACATTCAAGAGTTTTGATGTAGAGTGTGAGGTACTCCGAAATACTCGTTGTAAGACCCAGCCCACT GTGTTAAGCATCCTTGACCTTGATTCAGTGTCGCTACTCTCATTTCACGCTCTCAACCACCCAAACTTTTCTGAGCCTCCACCTCTCACTGTGAAACTCAGTCCAGACTGCATCAGCACGCAACCAGCCATCATTCCTCC aaatcttatcaaaatcatCAGCATTTGTAGCAACATTGAATTCAAGGCCCTTGTTTTGGAATACATGCCTAATGGAAACTTGGAGAAGTGGTTGTATTCCCATAATCATTATTTGAATGTCTTACAAAGGCTAAATATAATGGTAGATGTGGCATCAGCACTAGAATATGTCCATTATGGTTATTCAACAATTATTGTTCATTGTGATTTGAAGCCTAGTAACATCTTACTAGATGACGATTTGGTTGCACATGTTGCTGATTTTGGCATGGCCAAACTCTTAGGCAATGGATATTTTATGATGCGAACCATGACTCTCGTTACTATCGGTTATATGGGACAG AGTATGGATcggaaggaattatttttaccAGAGGAGATGTGTATAGTTATGGCATTTTACCATGGAAACTTTTACAAGAAAGAGATCTACAAATGTcatatttttagaagaaatgagtttgaaGTGTTGGATAGAGGAATCATTACTAGTACTTTCGGTAATGACATTATTGATGGCAATCTGTTGAGCAACGAAAGAGATGATGCTTCCATGGAGGAgcttatatattctattatgaGATTGGCTTTGGAATGTTGTGCAGAGTCACCTGAACAAAGAATTAATGTTAAAAATGTTTCAGACAAACTCCACAAGATAAAAATGAAGTTTCTTCAAGCTGATCATACAGATCAAGGAAATTAA
- the LOC108996727 gene encoding receptor-like protein kinase isoform X2 — protein sequence MDRVLLLCVILFLVRCCNVAISADATIPNIATDQSALLALKFGISHPDPVHNILASNWSTNTSVCSWIGVTCGSKHHRVIALNLSYMGFEGTIPPQIGNLSFLVSLRLTNNSFHGSVPNELSRLYRLKNLDFGFNNFSGEIPSSLGLLSKLRDLFLSGNRFTGAIPQSLSNMSSLERIGLAFNGFSGYIPSSLFNISTLQDIDLGDNKLSGPMPSILFNMPSLQKIDLYSNELSGRLPTDTFDHLPNLQWLQISHNRFYGGLPSTLFSSIQLQYLSVRANNFTGRVPPTIGNLTMLRTLYLAENNFAGGIPNEIGYLQNLEKLNIGDNHFSGPIPCEVFNISTLQIIVMPLNNLSGPLPSNLGLFLPKLQWLLLGGNLLNGTIPSSISNASQLTHLDLPTNSFSGFIPNTIGYLGLLQHLNLEINNLTIGSPEMNSLLSSLSNCKYLEILSFTENPLNAILPNSIGNLSTSLQEILMGGCNIKGSIFQDIGNLSSLTSLDLGNNELVGPIPTSLGKLGMLQGLYLDYNRLQGPIPSNLCHLKSLFELYLGGNEIVGQIPGCINNLASLRYLHLGSSKLTSTVPLSLWKLTDLLEVDLSSNSLIGPLSLELGNLKVLRNLDLSNNRLSGDIPMTIGSLKDLHNLSLAGNQLEGSIPKSFGDLVSLELLDVSGNNLSGEIPKSLEALIYLKYLNVSFNRLRGEIPTKGPFVNFSAASFMSNDALCGAPELKVLPCKRDASRSKKSRIRHILTFLLPAVGLTLILVAATLVLISKKRQKKSTDSVDLSPLAPWRRVSHQELLRATEGFNPNKLIGEGSFGSVYKATFLDDMVAHVADFGIAKLLGDEDLIKRTMTLATIGYMAPEYGSEGIVSARGDVYSYGILLMETFTRKKPIDDMFVEEMNLKRWVEESLVVSIVKIIDASLLGDERYDAATMDTVSSIMGLALDCCVDSPEERINTRSIPIALNKIKSKFLQDLQRTA from the exons ATGGATAGAGTCCTCCTCCTTTGTGTGATACTGTTTTTGGTACGATGCTGCAATGTGGCTATCTCAGCTGATGCAACCATTCCAAATATTGCAACAGATCAATCTGCTCTTCTTGCCTTAAAGTTTGGTATTTCTCATCCCGACCCTGTTCATAATATTCTAGCGAGCAATTGGTCGACCAACACATCTGTTTGCAGTTGGATTGGTGTTACTTGTGGTTCTAAACATCACCGAGTCATAGCCTTGAACCTTTCTTACATGGGTTTTGAGGGTACCATTCCTCCACAGATAGGAAACCTTTCATTTCTTGTTAGTCTAAGACTAACAAACAATAGTTTTCATGGCTCTGTGCCCAATGAGTTGTCTCGTCTTTACCGGTTGAAAAACTTGGACTTTGGATTCAACAACTTCAGTGGAGAAATCCCATCATCTTTGGGACTATTGTCTAAACTTCGAGATTTGTTTCTATCAGGCAATAGATTCACAGGTGCTATCCCACAATCCTTATCGAACATGTCTTCCTTGGAAAGGATTGGTTTGGCCTTCAATGGGTTCTCGGGTTATATACCTTCCTCCCTCTTCAACATATCTACCTTGCAAGATATTGATCTTGGAGATAATAAGCTTTCGGGCCCGATGCCTTCTATTTTGTTTAACATGCCTTCCCTGCAAAAGATTGATCTCTACTCCAACGAGCTCTCGGGGAGACTTCCAACGGATACGTTTGATCATCTTCCCAACTTACAATGGCTTCAAATTTCTCATAACAGATTTTATGGCGGACTTCCATCCACTTTGTTCAGCAGCATACAACTGCAATATTTGTCGGTGCGGGCTAATAATTTCACCGGAAGAGTACCGCCGACAATCGGAAACTTAACCATGCTTAGGACTTTGTACCTTGCCGAAAACAACTTTGCTG GTGGAATTCCGAATGAAATTGGTTATCTACAAAACTTGGAGAAGCTCAATATCGGAGACAACCATTTCTCTGGACCAATTCCGTGTGAGGTTTTCAATATCTCAACACTACAAATCATTGTAATGCCTTTGAATAATCTCTCTGGTCCTCTCCCATCAAATCTAGGCCTTTTCCTTCCAAAACTTCAGTGGCTTCTGCTTGGGGGAAATTTACTCAATGGAACAATTCCCAGCTCCATCTCCAATGCATCACAACTCACCCATCTAGACTTGCCTACGAACTCATTCTCTGGCTTCATTCCTAATACAATTGGTTATTTAGGTCTCCTCCAGCATCTCAACTTAGAAATCAATAATTTGACTATCGGATCTCCAGAAATGAATAGCCTTCTCTCATCTTTGTCAAATTGCAAATATCTGGAAATATTATCTTTTACAGAAAATCCACTAAATGCTATCCTTCCCAATTCCATTGGAAATCTCTCCACTTCACTTCAGGAAATTTTAATGGGTGGTTGCAATATCAAGGGCAGCATTTTCCAAGATATTGGCAATTTAAGCAGCTTGACAAGTTTGGACTTAGGGAACAATGAGTTGGTTGGACCGATTCCAACTTCACTGGGGAAATTGGGAATGCTCCAAGGTTTGTACCTGGATTATAATAGATTGCAGGGTCCCATCCCATCAAATCTTTGTCATTTAAAGAGCTTGTTTGAGTTATATTTAGGAGGCAATGAGATAGTTGGACAAATTCCTGGATGCATAAATAATCTAGCTTCGCTAAGATACCTCCACTTAGGCTCAAGCAAATTAACTTCTACAGTTCCTTTGAGCTTGTGGAAATTGACAGATTTATTGGAGGTTGACCTATCATCGAATTCTCTAATTGGCCCCCTCTCATTAGAGCTTGGAAATTTGAAGGTACTGAGAAACTTGGATTTATCAAACAATCGATTATCAGGTGATATTCCGATGACAATTGGTAGTCTCAAAGATCTACATAATCTCTCCTTAGCAGGAAATCAATTAGAAGGTTCAATTCCTAAATCATTCGGTGATTTGGTAAGCTTGGAGCTCTTGGATGTTTCCGGTAATAATTTATCTGGAGAGATTCCCAAATCCTTAGAAGCACTCATATATCTTAAATATCTAAATGTCTCATTCAATAGACTACGAGGAGAAATTCCTACAAAAGGACCATTTGTAAACTTCTCGGCTGCATCATTTATGTCAAATGATGCACTTTGTGGTGCTCCAGAATTGAAAGTTCTCCCCTGTAAAAGAGATGCTTCTCGATCAAAAAAGTCCAGAATAAGGCATATACTAACATTTTTACTACCTGCAGTTGGATTAACATTAATACTTGTGGCAGCAACCCTTGTATTAATCTCAAAAAAACGCCAAAAGAAGTCAACAGATTCGGTAGACTTGTCTCCTTTAGCACCATGGAGAAGAGTTTCTCACCAAGAGCTTCTACGAGCAACAGAAGGGTTTAATCCAAATAAGTTGATTGGAGAAGGGAGTTTTGGGTCTGTGTACAAAGCAACATTCTTGGATG ATATGGTTGCACATGTTGCTGATTTTGGAATAGCCAAGCTCTTAGGAGATGAGGATCTTATAAAGCGAACCATGACCCTTGCTACTATTGGGTATATGGCACCAG AGTATGGATCCGAAGGGATTGTTTCTGCAAGAGGCGATGTGTATAGCTATGGCATTTTACTTATGGAAACTTTCACGAGAAAGAAGCCTATAGATGACATGTTTGTTGAAGAGATGAACTTGAAGCGCTGGGTTGAGGAATCTCTAGTTGTCTCCATAGTCAAAATCATTGATGCCAGTTTGCTGGGAGACGAAAGGTATGATGCAGCTACGATGGACACAGTATCATCCATCATGGGACTAGCTTTGGACTGTTGCGTAGATTCACCTGAAGAGAGGATCAATACAAGAAGTATTCCAATAGCACTCAACAAGATCAAATCCAAGTTTCTGCAAGATCTTCAAAGAACGGCCTGA